TCTACGATCTTCTCTTCCGGAATACCGTCGAAGACCGGCGTCGCCACCTTGATGCCGAGCATCTTGGCCGCCCAGCCGAGGTGCGTCTCGAGCACCTGGCCGATGTTCATGCGGCTCGGCACACCGAGCGGGTTCAGGATGATGTCGACCGGCGTGCCGTCCTCGAGGAACGGCATGTCCTCGACCGGAACGATCCGCGACACGATACCCTTGTTGCCGTGACGGCCGGCCATCTTGTCGCCGACCTGCAGCTTGCGTTTGCAGCCGACGTAGACCTTGACGCGCTTGATGACGCCGGACTCGGCGTCCGCATACTCCATATTGTCGCCGAGCCGGCGGCGCTTTTCCTCGTTCTCCTCGAACTGCGGAATAAACGTGTCGATGATTCCGGTCAGCGTCTTCTTGAGCTCGCAGTCCTCCATGCCCCAGCAGTCGTAATGCGCGGCAAGCTTCTGGATCGAACTCTTGGTGACCTTCCGGTTCGAGCTGATCAGCACCGCATTTTCGCGGGCCGGCGACATATCGAAGATCGGATACGGCAGCTTCACGCCGAGCATCACGTCCGAAAGCCGGGCGGTCAGGTCGTCGATCAGGCCGTTGTAGATGTCGCGGTAATCGTTCTTGATCATCTTCTCCTGACGCTTCGCCTCGGTCCGGGTCATCGAAGAGCGGGCCGGGTCCTTGGCGTACTCGGTGCGGATGTCCATGACGATGCCGCCCTTGCCGCTCGACACGGTCAGGCTCGAATCCTTCACGTCGGCCGCCTTCTCTCCGAAAATCGCCCGGAGCAGACGCTCTTCCGGCGCCAGCTCGGTTTCGCTTTTCGGCGTGATCTTGCCGACCAGGATATCGCCCGGTACCACTTCGGCGCCCTCGTAAACGACGCCGCGGCTGTCGAGGTTGCGCAGCGCATCCTCGCTGACGTTCGGAATGTCGCGGGTAATCTCTTCCGGGCCGAGCTTGGTCTCCCGGCTGGTGATCTCGAACTCGTCGACATGGACGCTGGTGTAGACGTCCTCCTTGACGAGACGTTCCGAAACGATGATCGCGTCCTCGAAGTTGTAACCGCACCACGGCATGTAGGCGACCAGCACGTTCCGGCCGAGCGCGAGCTCCCCGTCCTGCGTGGCCGCACCGTCGGCGAGGATGTCGCCCTTCTTGACGGCCTGTCCGCGGAAGCAGATCGGCCGCTGGTTCACGCAGGTGCCTGCGTTGCTGCGCAGATATTTGTAAAGCCGGTAATACTGGTACGAATCCTTCGGCGCATCGGCGGCCGGCAGATTGCCGTCCGGCGTCACGACGATGTGATCGCTGACCACCTCGGCGACGATGCCGTCGGCCTTCGCCGCCACCACCGCGCGGGAGTCGCGGGCAATGCGCGCCTCAAGGCCGGTCCCGACCAGCGGTGAATCCGGCATCAGCAGCGGAACCGCCTGGCGCTGCATGTTCGACCCCATCAGCGCGCGGTTCGCGTCATCGTGCTCAAGGAACGGGATGATGCCGGCCGCGGCGCTGACGAGCTGTTTCGGCGAAACGTCCATATACTGAACCTCTTCGCGCGGATGCTCCTCGTTTTCGCTCTTGTAGCGGCTCATGACCGTCGGACGGACAAAACGGCCGTTCTCATCGAGCGGGGCGTTGGCCTGCGCGATGACGTACTGCTCCTCCTTGTCGGCGGTCAGGTAGTCGATCTGGTCGGTGACCTGCCCGTCCACCACCTTGCGGTACGGGGTTTCGAGGAAGCCGTATTCGTCGATGACCGCATAAAGCGACATCGAGGAGATCAGACCGATGTTCGGGCCTTCCGGCGTCTCGATCGGGCAGATGCGGCCGTAATGGCTCGGATGCACGTCGCGGACTTCGAAACCGGCGCGGTCGCGCGAAAGACCGCCCGGCCCCAGTGCGGAGAGACGGCGCTTGTTGGTCAGCTCCGACAGCGGGTTGGTCTGATCCATGAACTGAGAGAGCTGGCTGCGCGCGAAGAAGTCGCGGATCACGCCGGCGAACGCCTTCGGGTTGATCAGCTTCGACGGCGTCACATTCTGCTCGTCAAACGTCATGCGCTCGCGGATCAGGCGCTCGGTACGCAGCAGGCCGGCCCGGCACTGGTTCTGAAGCAGTTCGCCGACCGTGCGGACACGACGGGCGCCGAGGTGGTCGATATCATCGACCTGGCCGCCGGAGTGACGCAGCTTGATCAGCATCTTCGTCGCCGCCATCAGGTCCTTCGGGTCGAGCACGCGCTGGGTCAGCGGAATATCCTGCTTGAGCCGCTCGTTCAGTTTGTAACGGCCGACCGCGCCGAGGTCGTAACGGCGGTTGTCGAAGAAGAGCCGCTTGATCAGCAGCTTCGCATTGTTGATGTTGGTCGGGTCGCCCGGACGCATGCGGCGGTAGATCTCCTTCAGCGCGTCCTCCTCGTTGCGGACCTGGTCCTTGCGCATGCAGCCGATCAGGTAGTTGTCGCCGTCGGCGACATAAGCGAGCTCGACCTCCTTGATCCCGGCATCGATCAGCTGCTTCAGGTGGTTTTCAGTCAGCTGTACGAGCTCATCGATCACCACGATGTCGTCATCGCTGGTGATGTCGTCGATCGTGTAGAAGCCGGAGAGATCCTTCTGCTTCAGCAGCTGCGAAACCGTGTACTTCCTGACCTCGTAGCACTCCGACAGGATATCGCGGTTGGTCGGATAGCCGATCGCGCGCAGGAAGGTCGTGATGTAGAACTTCCTGCGGCGGCGGCGACGGTCGAGGTAGATGAAAATGAAGTCGTTGATGTCGAACTGCACATCCATCCACGAGCCGCGGTCCGGAATGATCCGGTACGAATAAAGCGTCCGCCCCGACGTATGCCGGGTCTTTTCGAAGCAGATGCCCGGGGAACGGTGCAGCTGGCTGATGATCACGCGCTCGGCTCCGTTGATGATGAACGTGCCCTGCTCGGTCATGATCGGAATATCGCCCATATAGACGCGTTCGGGAATCTCGGCGCCGTTGACCTTCAGCAGAAAATCGACATAGAGCGGAGCATCGTAGATCTTGCCGTCCTTGATGCAGTCCACGACATCGCCCTTGAGCTCGCTGGCATTGCCGATCTCGTAGGAGACGAATTCGAGCGACATCTGCTTGTCGAAGCTCTCGATCGGGAAAATTTCGTTAAAAACCTCCTGGAGCCCCTGATTCTTCCGCTCGGCCGGCGGAACGTCCCGCTGCAGAAAGTCGCGGTAGGAATCCACCTGGAGACCGATCAGATCCGGCACATCCAGAACATCCCGGAGTTTCCCAAAATTAATTCTTTTTGCCATACCCTGCCTGTTGTTTTATAGGTGAAAATAAAAAATATCTGTAAAATTCAGAAGATTTTCGGAACCGGTGCCCGCCGGTTCCGGCCGTCTGAGCACAAACCTGCTGAAAAACGCCATAGCCAAAACACAAAGAATCCGACCTGCCGGGAAAAAACCATACCGGCAGTTCGGAAATATTCGATTTTTTTCAGAAATTCAAAGAAGATGCGAGCCGAAAAATCCACCGGCTCGAATCAGTGGCGGAACCGCTTCAACAAAAGACCACATCAAACCATGTCCCACCGGAAAGCGGACCCTGCGGTCCGGAGACGGAAAAACGGCAGGAGACGAAAAATCCGTCCCCGCCGTGAAAAACCAGGCAAAGTTACTTGACTTCGACCTTGGCGCCAGCTTCTTCGAGCTGCTTCTTGATCTTCTCGGCCTCGTCCTTGGCAATCGCTTCCTTGAGCGGCTTCGGAGCGGCTTCGACAAGATCCTTGGCCTCCTTGAGACCGAGACCGGTGAGTTCGCGGACGACCTTGATGACGCCGATCTTCTTCGCGGCATCGAAACCGGCGAGGATCACGTCAAACTCGGTCTTCTCTTCTTCGGCGGCAGCGGCAGCGGCAGCCGGAGCCGCGGCGGCAACCGCGACCGGAGCCGCAGCGCTCACGCCGAGACGCTCTTCCAGAGTCTTGACCAGCTTGGAAAGCTCCAGAACGGTCATATTCTCGACATACGAGACGAACTCTTCCATCTTGTTTTCTTCCGACATGTTAAATGCCTCCATTATTGTTCGTTGGCTTACTTATTTTCAACTTTGTCTTTGTAGGCGTTGAGCACATTCAGGATGCTCGCCGCTTTGGCATTGAGAACGCTGACCAGGTTCCGGGACGGAGCCTGCAGCACACCGAGCAGCATCGCCTGAAGCACAGGCTTCGAGGGCAGCTCGGCCAGACTGCCGACCTGGGCGCTGGAAAGGACTTCACCCTCCATATAGCCGCCTTTGGCCGCCAGCTTGTCGTTCTTCTTGCCGAATTCGAGCAACAGCTTGGCCACCGCGCTGCAGTCACCCTTGCCGAACACCATCGCGGTGCCCTGGGTGAAATCGATGGAATCCGCGCCGTTGATGTTCAAGAGCTCGCAAGCCTTCTTGATCAGCGTGTTCTTCAACACGTGGCAGCAGGCGGACTGAGCGGCCAGCTGCTTGCGCAGATCTTCCAGCTCTTTGACCTTGAGGCCGGCGAACGAGACGAAGTAGACATAATCGGCGGAACCGATCTTTTCACTGATCTCCTTGACCAGAAACTGCTTTTCGTTTCTCATTCCTTACCTCTCCCCAACTCTTTCGTATTGATCTTGACGCCGGGCGACATCGTCGCCGTGATCGTGCAGGAGAGGATATAGGCACCCTTGGCGGTCTGCGGCTTGGCCTTCACGAGCGCATCGACGATCACGTCAAAGTTGCTCTTGAGCGCATTTTCGTCGAAAGACAATTTGCCGAACGGAACATGGACACAGGCGCCACGGTCGGCACGGAATTCCGCACGACCGGCTTTCGCCTCGCGGACCGCATTGCCGACCTGATCGGTAACCGTACCGGTCTTCGGGTTCGGCATCAGGCCGCGCGGACCAAGCTGACGGCCGAGGGGACGCACGAGACGCATCGCATCCGGCGTCGCAATGAGGATATCGAAATCCTGCCAGCCGCCCTTGATCTTCTCAACCACGTCCTCAAACCCGACAAAATCCGCACCGGCCTCTTTGGCTTCCGCCGCTGCGGCGCCGTCGGCGACGACGGCAACGCGGACACTCTTGCCGGTACCGGCCGGGAGCGCAACCGCACCGCGGACCGTCTGATCGGACTTCCGGGGATCGACGCCGAGCTTGAACGCGACTTCAGCGGTCTGATCAAACTTGACGCCCGGGAACTTCTTCAGAAGCGCAATCGCCTCAGCCACACCATAGCGCTGCTGGGGATCGAAACCTTCGACCTCAACCTGCTTCTTGTAAAGCTTACTTCTACGCATCGACCACCTCAATTCCCATGCTGCGCGCGGTTCCTTCGATGATGCGCATTGCCGCTTCCTCGCTACGGGCGTTGATGTCATTCTTCTTGATCTGAACGATTTCACGGATCTGCGCACGCGTGATCTTGCCGGCCTTTTCAAAGCCCGGCTTCTTCGCCGCGGAAGCCACTCCCGCCGCCTTCTTCACGAGGACGGCCGCCGGGGGCGACTTGCAGATGAACGTGAACGACCGGTCCTGATAGACCGTGATCACGACAGGAATAACCATTCCGCTCTGAGCTTGAGTGGCGGCATTGAACTGCTTACAGAAGTCCATGATGTTACAGCCGGCCTGCCCGAGGGCGGGGCCGATCGGCGGCGCCGGCGTAGCGGCGCCTGCCGGAATCTGCAACCGGATCAAGCCTGTAATCTTCTTTGCCATGATTACTTTTCCTTTTCCGATTCAAAAGGTGGTCCGGACCGGCAGGTATCCCGCCACCAGTGAATCATACGACATGTTACAAAAGTTCGAGTCACCGTCAAACGGTGCGCTCGACCTGCCAGAACTCCAATTCGACCGGAGTGGAACGACCGAAAATCGAAACCATCAGCTTCAGCTTGCCGCGTTCGTTGTCGATTTCCTGAATCGCACCCTCGAAATTCTCAAACGCACCGTCTTTGATGCGAACCATTTCACCAATTTCAAATTCGACCTTCGGCCGGGCGGCCAGAGTCTCGCCGGTCTGGACCGGGCGCAGCAGATCCTCGACTTCCGCATCCGAAAGCGGAGTCGGCTTGTTCGCGCCGCCGAGAAAACCCAGAACCCCCTGCACGCTACGCACAAAATACCACGCCTTTTCATCAACCATGCCCAGATCGTCATAAAGATCCATCCGGACCCAGATATAACCGGGGAAGAGCTTGCGCGTCATCGTCGTCTTCTTCCCCTGACGAACTTCCGTAACCTTTTCCGTCGGAATGAACGCTTCGTAGACCGGAACCTGATCGCCGTTCTGAAGCTGGCGCAAAATCGTATCGCGAACCTTGTTCTCATGCCCGGACAGGGTATGAATCACAAACCACTGGCCCCGATTGTCGCGTTCGGTATCAACTGAATCGTTCATCTTGCTCTCTTCCTAAAACTTTCCGACCGTGATCACGCGGATCACCCATGCAGCCACCCAGTCAACCGCAGCCACAAAGCACGCCAGAATCGCAATATTCACCACGACCAGCACGGTTGATTCAAAAAGCTGTTGACGGTTCGGCCAGGTGCAACGGCCCAGTTCGGCCATCGTTTCCGAAATAAAGCGCCGGATTTTGCCTGTAACCATATCGAACCCGGCGGCTGCACCGGTGCGCTTCTTACCGTTTTCCATCTTCACTTCCCTGGTTCTCGACTGTTTCACAAAAAATGGCAGGAGAGGTGAGGCTCGAACTCACGACCTGCGGTTTTGGAGACCGCCGCTCTAGCCAACTGAGCTACTCTCCTGACTGTAAAAGCCATCCCTGCTTAGCGGGTCTCTTTGTGGACCGTATGCTTACGCTCGAATTTGCAGTATTTTTTCTTTTCCAGGCGCTCGGGCGTATTGCGCTTCTCTTTCTTCGTCGTGTAGTTGCGACGCTTGCACTCCGTGCATTCCAGAATAACCAATTCACGCATAACTTTACCTACGTGTTACATGAAACTCCCGAGCCGCCGTTAACCGACGGCCCGGGCAGATATCGGATGCCGAAATTACTCGATGATTTCGGAAACCCGGCCGGAGGCAACCGTGCGGCCGCCTTCACGGATCGCGAAACGCAGACCCTTTTCCATGGCGATCGGAGCGATCAGCTCAACCGTGATGGAGGTATTGTCACCCGGCATGACCATTTCGGTGCCTTCGTTCAGGGTGATCGTACCGGTCACGTCGGTCGTACGGAAGTAGAACTGCGGACGGTAGTTGTTGAAGAACGGAGTATGACGGCCGCCTTCTTCCTTGGACAGCACGTAGATCTCGCCCTTGAACTTCGTGTGCGGGGTCACGCTGCCCGGCTTGGCCAGAACCTGACCGCGCTCGACATCTTCCTTCTTGGTGCCGCGGAGCAGGCAGCCGACATTGTCGCCGGCCTGACCCTGGTCGAGCAGCTTGCGGAACATTTCGATACCGGTGACGGTGGTCTTGACGGTCGGCTTGATGCCGATGATTTCAACTTCGTCATTGAGCTTGATGATGCCGCGCTCGATACGGCCGGTAACCACAGTGCCGCGACCTTCGATCGAGAACACGTCTTCGATCGGCATCAGGAACGGCTGGTCAACATCACGCTGCGGCTCCGGAATGAAGCTGTCGACAGCATCCATGAGCTCGAGAATGCAGTTGCAGGCCGGATTGTTCAGATCGCCTTCGGCCTCAACAGCCTTCAGAGCGGAACCCTTGATGATCGGGGTGTCGTCGCCCGGGAAGTCGTAGCTCGAGAGCAGCTCGCGGATTTCCATCTCGACAAGCTCGAGCAGTTCCGGGTCGTCAAGCTGGTCGACCTTGTTCATGAAGACGACGATCGCCGGCACACCGACCTGACGGGCGAGCAGCACGTGCTCGCGGGTCTGCGCCATCGGGCCGTCGGTCGCCGCGATCACGAGAATCGCACCGTCCATCTGAGCCGCGCCGGTGATCATGTTCTTGACATAGTCAGCGTGACCCGGGCAGTCAACGTGAGCGTAGTGACGCTTCTCGGTCTGATACTCGACATGGGAGGTATTGATCGTGATGCCGCGCTCTTTTTCTTCCGGGGCGTTGTCGATCTCGTCATATTTACGGACTTCACCGCCGAACTTCTTGTTCAGCACCATGGTGATCGCGGCGGTCAGAGTGGTCTTGCCGTGGTCGACGTGGCCGATCGTGCCGATGTTGACGTGAGGCTTGGTTCTTTCGAATTTTTCCTTAGCCATTTTTCCCTCCTGAAAAGGTTTAGAGTTTTTCCACTGAAAAATCTTTTTCTACAACTGCTGGATACAAAATGGAGCCCACAAGCGGACTTGAACCGCTGACCTCATCCTTACCAAGGATGTGCTCTACCGACTGAGCTATGTGGGCACTACCCTATTCCAAATCTGCCCGCTTCCGACAAAGAGACCGGCATGTCTTTCCCCACGCCGGCTCATATCTCTGCATCCGGATCCGTTCAGAACCTGTTGAAAAATGGTACTCGAGGGGGGACTTGAACCCCCAAGGATTGCTCCATATGGACCTCAACCATACGCGTCTGCCAATTCCGCCACCCGAGCACAATCAACTGCTGCAATCGGCACATTCATCTTAGCTGTGCCAATCACATTTCCTAATATATTCCATTTGACTGCATTTGCAAATCGAAAAAACATTTTTTTTGAAAAAATCCGTCATTCGATTGATTTCAGACCGTCTATCAGCCTCATTTCCGGAGCCGGAATCCGTTCCGGCCGCCGATTTCGGCTCCGTCGAACTTCTGCATCCGGCTGCTTCCGGCGGCGGAATCGACGGCTTCCACTTCAAACCCGTCCGCAGAGTACGCCAGCGGACCGCCGGCAGGGTCCGCCAGCAGCTCGGCGGAGAGGCCGGACACATCCGCGAGCGTCTCCGGGAAGCCGCCCCGCGCTTTCCGGCTGCGGTCCAGCGCAAGCGCGACCCGCGCCGAGCGCACCTTCCTCAGCAGGGCCACATACCTGTCCATTTCGCCATTCACCTCCGAAAGGACGCTGACGACCGGCTCCGCGCCGAACGGCAACACCCGGAGCCACGCCGCAGCAGCCTCCAGCCGCTGCGGCTCCGAAACCGCGTTCCGGAACCGCTCCATCCCCTCCAGATACCAGAACTTGCAGCGGAACCGCGCCCACTGGAACGCCGGAAACAACCGGCTCACCCCGGAGAACCGGCCGGATGCACGGCTCCACTCGACCATCGGGTCGAGCCCTGAAATCAGGGAGAGCGCCACCTCCCCGCGCAACCCCTGCTCGAGATTCGCCGCCAGCTCTTTCTCCGAGGCAGCCAGGTCGGCGTCAAGCAGCCGCATCTCGCGATCCGAATGAATGCCGAACTCATTGACCACCCGCTCAAGCGCATCAAGACGGCGGGACTCCATCCCCATGACGACCATGCTGTAAATCAATGCGGGCTCCGCGCTCAGCTGACGGCGGAGATTTCCCCAGCCGGTCCAGCTTTCCCCGACCTGCCGGTCGTTGCCGATACTCGCGGCGGAGAGGAGCCGCAGCAGCTCCAGCCATTCAAGCTGCCGGTAACGCATGATCAGCTCCTGCGTGTCGCCGACTCCTTCGAACCCTTTTGCCAGATCACAGCCGAGCCGGGCCGTCGGAATGCGTTCAAGCTCCGTGAGCTTCCGCATGGGAGCGTCCTGGTTGAATACGAATTTCTCCATTTCGACATAGGCGTCGGGCGGCACGTTCTCAATCCACACCGGGGCCGCCAGCCTCGCCAAAGCGTCGGGAATCGCCGGAATCATCTTCCATGCAGCGACCAGTTCCGCTCCGTTCTGCCCGTTCAGCCGGTAGCGCTTCGCCAGATCCGCCGCCGACACCGGCTCGGACGCGGTCTCCAACTGCGCCAGCTTCGCATCGCACATCCGCTCCGCACGTGAAGCTTCATATCGCACGACCCCCCAGGCGGCGATCGCAAGCACCAGCAGCAGAATCACTTTGCAGCGGATCGCCCACGGAACCAGGGAGTCCTGCGGAGACACCACGCGGACCACGGCCGAACGGACCAGCATCCCGGTCAGCAGCCAGATCAGAACCATCAGCAGCGCGGCGGTCCAGAAATTCATCACGCAGGCCAGGAAGGCCAGCGGCAATGCGATGTAATTCAGCCGCAGCGCATTCAGATAGCCCGGGTTCCGCCTCCGGATGAACTCGAGCTGATCCCCCCAGAGCCGAAAAAACGAAAAGAATCCGTAGTATTCGGCATCGGCATCCGTCAGATTCTGCACGATGTTCGCCAGCTGCACATGGCTCCAGCGGAACCAGACCGCCAGCGCCAGAAACGCAAACATTGCAATCGCGCCGACTCCGGCGGCGCCGGCGGCGCCGGCACGCGGATCGGACAACGCCCAGAATCCGCCCAGCTGAAGCACGATCCACGGAACCGCCAGAAGCGCCGCCTGCCCCAGATTCGCCCTCGAAAGAGCACGCTTCAGATCACTCACTGTTCCACCCCGCGTTTTCCGTTATCGATCGTGATGTTGCGCCTCTTGAAGGTCGGGACATCGAGATCGTCATTCCCCCATTTCACCTGCGGCCCGCGCTCCATCACGCCTTTGGAGATCGGTTCCAGCGGCAGGATCAACTGATCCGCATCGGCCGCATGCGCGGCGGCGCTCCGGGTGCGCTTCGGCGCCCGCTCGGAGCTGCTGCGCAGGAGCTCGCTCGCCTCGCTCTCCGCATCGAACCTGACCGTCACGGCGGAGAGCATGAGCTTGCCCGCCCACTCCTCGCCGGTCGCGGCGCCGACGATCAGCCGCGTCTCCGGCTTCACCTGACGTCCGGCGAGCTCCAGCAGCTGCTTCGTCTCGCCAAGCGACAGCTCCGGGCCGCCGAGCAGCGTGAAGATGACCGCATCCGCTTCGCCGAGCTTATCCGCCCCGCCGAGCAGCGGAGAGTGCAGCAGCCGTTCCATCGCAGCCTCGCCGCGGTTTTCTCCGTCGATCTCGCCCGACGCCACGCCGACACCGATGCTGCAGAAGCTCTTTTTCCGGCGCAGGAGCGTGATGAAATTGCCGAAATCGGCCGCCAGCAGATTTCCGTGCAGCAGCACCATGGTCAGCGCCAGCACCGTCCGAGACAACTCCTGATCGGCCAGCTTGAACGCATTCGACAGCGGCGTCGTCGACTCCAGCACCGAAAACAGCAGATCATTCGGCAGACAGATCACCGCGTCGGCCAGGCCGAGCAGCTCCTCCTTCACCGTATCTTCGGCGATCTTCCGCTTGCTGTGTCCCTCAAGCGTAAACGGCAGCGAGACGAAAAACAGCGTCGGGATCTCCAGTTTGCGCGCGACGGAGAGCACGACCGGCATTCCGCCGGAAGCGGTTCCGCCGCCGAGTCCGCCGATGACCAGAAGAAACGGCACGCCCTCAAGCAGCTTTTCGATCCGGCTGCGTTCATGCGCAACGACACGCTGACCGTCGAGCACGCTGCCGCCGCAGCCGCGGCCGGCACGCCAGCGCGCTCCGGCCAGCAGCCGCGCCTCCTCCGGCAGTCCCGACCGCTCGAGACCGGCGGAATCGCTGTCTATGGCGAGGAGGCGCAAAGGAGCCGAAAGCGGATTCTCCCGCAGGATGCCGACGATCCGGCAGCCGGTTCCGCCGATTCCGAGTACGGTGATTTTCTTCTGTTCCATAGTTTCAGCCCCGCAATGCGCCTTTGAAATTCTGCCACCCCATCCGGGTCTTGTTCAGCACGCCGTCCACCACATCGATCAGGCTGCCGACCATGCCGCGGCCGCTCTGTCCCGCGTTCAGTTCGTTGTAATACCCTGCGATTTTCAGCGCGCCCCAGATCGTGCTGCAGCGCGGCGTATCAAGCCCGGTCAGAGCACCGCCCGCCTCGAACGGCTGCCCGATCCGGCACGACATGTCGAACACCTCGCGGAAAATCGGCGCCGTCCGTTCGAACAATGCGCCGCCCCCGGTCAGGACGCCGCCCGCGTCGAGGCTGCCGAGCGCTCCCTGCGCCGCCGCCATCGACCGGATGATCTCGAAAATCTCGCGCAGCCGAGCATCGATGATGACTTCGAACGACGGCAGCGGAATCTTCCGCCCCCGGCCGGTCGAACTCGGAAACTCCATATATTCGCGGCGCTCCTGCATGGCGCGCTGCAGCGTCTTCTCCTCGATCAGCTTGCGGCAGACGTCGATGTGCAAATCGAGTCCGAGCGAAAGGTCATTGCAGACATGATCGAAACCGATCTGAAGCACGCCGGAAGCCTGCACGCCGGAGTTGTATTCGACCACGAATTCGGTAGTTCCGGCGCCGAGGTCGACGAGCAGCACGCCGTGCTCCCGCTCCTCGTCGGAGAGGATGCCGAAATCGTCGGCCAGCGGCGAAAAAGCAACTTCGATCGCCGCCTCCTCGAATCCGGAGTCGCGAACGATCGAGCGGAAATTCTCAAGCCGGGCCGCATCGGCATGCACCACATGGACATACGCCTCGAGCTTGCTCGCGGTGTGGTTCAGCGGATTGCGAATCCGGCGCTCATCGATCGTAAAATAGGATTCGGAGCTGTTGATGATCTCGCGCCCGGTGGCGAGGTGGAGCACCCGCGCGTTTTCATGCGCCTCGATCCGCTCCTTGTTGGTCACCTTGTGTTCGTCATTCCTGACCACCACCGAGCCGATGCCCTGAAACGCCTCCATCCGGCAGCCGGTCACCGCGACAACCACGACCTTCGTGCTGTTCAGCAGCCCGTCCGAAGCGCTCTCGGCATCCGCGATGGCGTTGCCGAGCTGCTCGAAGGCGAGGTCCATATCCTCAATCTCGCCCTTGACCACCGAACCGGCGGAAGGGGCGGAACCGCGCCCGACCACATTTACGCGCCCGTCCGGCCCGGCTTCACCGACCAGCACATTGATCTTCGATGTGCCGATTTCGATC
This Victivallis lenta DNA region includes the following protein-coding sequences:
- the nusG gene encoding transcription termination/antitermination protein NusG is translated as MNDSVDTERDNRGQWFVIHTLSGHENKVRDTILRQLQNGDQVPVYEAFIPTEKVTEVRQGKKTTMTRKLFPGYIWVRMDLYDDLGMVDEKAWYFVRSVQGVLGFLGGANKPTPLSDAEVEDLLRPVQTGETLAARPKVEFEIGEMVRIKDGAFENFEGAIQEIDNERGKLKLMVSIFGRSTPVELEFWQVERTV
- the rpoB gene encoding DNA-directed RNA polymerase subunit beta; its protein translation is MAKRINFGKLRDVLDVPDLIGLQVDSYRDFLQRDVPPAERKNQGLQEVFNEIFPIESFDKQMSLEFVSYEIGNASELKGDVVDCIKDGKIYDAPLYVDFLLKVNGAEIPERVYMGDIPIMTEQGTFIINGAERVIISQLHRSPGICFEKTRHTSGRTLYSYRIIPDRGSWMDVQFDINDFIFIYLDRRRRRRKFYITTFLRAIGYPTNRDILSECYEVRKYTVSQLLKQKDLSGFYTIDDITSDDDIVVIDELVQLTENHLKQLIDAGIKEVELAYVADGDNYLIGCMRKDQVRNEEDALKEIYRRMRPGDPTNINNAKLLIKRLFFDNRRYDLGAVGRYKLNERLKQDIPLTQRVLDPKDLMAATKMLIKLRHSGGQVDDIDHLGARRVRTVGELLQNQCRAGLLRTERLIRERMTFDEQNVTPSKLINPKAFAGVIRDFFARSQLSQFMDQTNPLSELTNKRRLSALGPGGLSRDRAGFEVRDVHPSHYGRICPIETPEGPNIGLISSMSLYAVIDEYGFLETPYRKVVDGQVTDQIDYLTADKEEQYVIAQANAPLDENGRFVRPTVMSRYKSENEEHPREEVQYMDVSPKQLVSAAAGIIPFLEHDDANRALMGSNMQRQAVPLLMPDSPLVGTGLEARIARDSRAVVAAKADGIVAEVVSDHIVVTPDGNLPAADAPKDSYQYYRLYKYLRSNAGTCVNQRPICFRGQAVKKGDILADGAATQDGELALGRNVLVAYMPWCGYNFEDAIIVSERLVKEDVYTSVHVDEFEITSRETKLGPEEITRDIPNVSEDALRNLDSRGVVYEGAEVVPGDILVGKITPKSETELAPEERLLRAIFGEKAADVKDSSLTVSSGKGGIVMDIRTEYAKDPARSSMTRTEAKRQEKMIKNDYRDIYNGLIDDLTARLSDVMLGVKLPYPIFDMSPARENAVLISSNRKVTKSSIQKLAAHYDCWGMEDCELKKTLTGIIDTFIPQFEENEEKRRRLGDNMEYADAESGVIKRVKVYVGCKRKLQVGDKMAGRHGNKGIVSRIVPVEDMPFLEDGTPVDIILNPLGVPSRMNIGQVLETHLGWAAKMLGIKVATPVFDGIPEEKIVELMKEGNDAFTAKEGQDYHWGFRKDEAGKWVYDGKADVYDGRTGDKFDQRVTVGHVYMLKLDHLVANKIHARAVGPYSLVTQQPLGGKAQHGGQRFGEMEVWALEAYGAAHNLQEMLTVKSDDVAGRARIYESIVKGQNVLEAGRPESFNVLLKEMQSLGLDIRTVKKTGEH
- the rplL gene encoding 50S ribosomal protein L7/L12, with the protein product MSEENKMEEFVSYVENMTVLELSKLVKTLEERLGVSAAAPVAVAAAAPAAAAAAAEEEKTEFDVILAGFDAAKKIGVIKVVRELTGLGLKEAKDLVEAAPKPLKEAIAKDEAEKIKKQLEEAGAKVEVK
- the rplJ gene encoding 50S ribosomal protein L10 gives rise to the protein MRNEKQFLVKEISEKIGSADYVYFVSFAGLKVKELEDLRKQLAAQSACCHVLKNTLIKKACELLNINGADSIDFTQGTAMVFGKGDCSAVAKLLLEFGKKNDKLAAKGGYMEGEVLSSAQVGSLAELPSKPVLQAMLLGVLQAPSRNLVSVLNAKAASILNVLNAYKDKVENK
- the rplA gene encoding 50S ribosomal protein L1, whose product is MRRSKLYKKQVEVEGFDPQQRYGVAEAIALLKKFPGVKFDQTAEVAFKLGVDPRKSDQTVRGAVALPAGTGKSVRVAVVADGAAAAEAKEAGADFVGFEDVVEKIKGGWQDFDILIATPDAMRLVRPLGRQLGPRGLMPNPKTGTVTDQVGNAVREAKAGRAEFRADRGACVHVPFGKLSFDENALKSNFDVIVDALVKAKPQTAKGAYILSCTITATMSPGVKINTKELGRGKE
- the secE gene encoding preprotein translocase subunit SecE yields the protein MENGKKRTGAAAGFDMVTGKIRRFISETMAELGRCTWPNRQQLFESTVLVVVNIAILACFVAAVDWVAAWVIRVITVGKF
- the rplK gene encoding 50S ribosomal protein L11, coding for MAKKITGLIRLQIPAGAATPAPPIGPALGQAGCNIMDFCKQFNAATQAQSGMVIPVVITVYQDRSFTFICKSPPAAVLVKKAAGVASAAKKPGFEKAGKITRAQIREIVQIKKNDINARSEEAAMRIIEGTARSMGIEVVDA
- the rpmG gene encoding 50S ribosomal protein L33, with amino-acid sequence MRELVILECTECKRRNYTTKKEKRNTPERLEKKKYCKFERKHTVHKETR